AGTTTGCAAGTGTTATTCAATAGGTCGTCACCAAGAGATCCATAAAATTTGAGTTCAAATCGAGTCTatcttataatttaatattttttttttaagaataacaCGCAAAAATTCGAGATAGCCTTGAATCCTTgtttcataatacataaactcaaaaaaaaagtgATGTCCCCCTTATGAAAATAATGAGTATCATTTAAGAGGTGACAATTGAGTGGGTTGGTTCAAATTTGGACAAATAACAAACGAGTCAAGATTCAAATCATTCTAAATTTTACTTCGATCAAAATGAATTAGATAACGAGGTACAAAACAGGTCAAGATGGAACTCAACCCAAAATTCCTCTGTTAATTacagtaaaaaaaaacaatacaatTGCTTTAATCTCAAGCAACAAAGAAATGCTAGTAACAATATGCAGGGAACTTTCATATTGAATGCAATTCAAACTCAAATTAATTcttgtttgtttctttttttgtaaTCGTCAACAGACTGGAAAATCTACGGGAGGAGCCTCCAACGATTCGAGTTCACTAACTCCATTTTCCACGAGGAACGCCATCGCCAAACCCCATGTAATGTGAACATCCAAATGACAATGCATTATCCACACTCCTATATTTGTAAGTTAAATTTGTATCATGTGAAATTGTATAGAAAATATTGGGAATATCAATAAATGATAAGTATTTGTTCTTTTGATTACCTGGATTGTCCGCGACAAATCTGATGACTGTCCATCCGTTAACGGGCACACTTGCTGTATTTCTGAGAGGTGGATTAACAAGGTTGAATTTAGATGTGTCTGCTTTCGGATTGAAGTTACCGAAACCTTCAGCAATGATGTAGAAATCGTATCCGTGAAgatgaattggatgattttcaGCTGTGAAGATACCTGTCCCCTGTAACACAACTTGCACTTTTGCTCCATATTTCAGTTTGTACAGCTTAGTTCCTCGAATAGGTTGCCATAAAGATCGGCTTACGTTGCCTGTATAATTGAATTTTACAGGTGGTACGGCTGGGAAATCAGTTGAGAAGACACCAGGTATCCGTTGGTGATGTGCTTGTAGCAGGGAAAAATTGGATGGTAGTACAAAAGATACATTGTTCATACTGGCAGCGAATCGAGTTCCATTTGGGCCTTGACAGTTTCTAGAGCGTGCACCTGTTGGGCAGTTCTCGAGTCCCAGCCCGACTGTGATGAATAGATTTTCATCGATTTCAGTTGGGACCTCGACCTTTCTTGGGCTTCTGAATTTTCTTGTGAAGGCTGTAGCAGTGGCTGTGTCGTTATATGCTGGTAACGATGGGGAAATGGGATTAGTTTTCGCACAatttgaagaacaagaagatgTCTTGTACTCGAGGATGGCTGTCGTTGTGGTATTATCAAAAGGGGCGCCTTGAGCGCTTGCATAGGCACGTGCTGCCATGTAGTATCTGTTTGGTGTCTGATCAGCTTTGATCAGGACATCGGTTGTCTGTCCTGGTCCGAGCATAAGGACTGATGTTGTGAAAGGTTTAACATAATTGGCATCTGCTCCAACTACAGTAAGCTTGTGGTTTGCCACAGTAAAGAAAAGCTGTTGGTTCAATCCAGCATTGATAACTCGAAGGAGGTTGGTTTCGCCTGAGTCTATATGGACTATGGTTGTATCTACATAAATACGATTTTTATGAAAACATGTCCTAAACAGGTAAGATATCAAATCATAATTTAGTGAACGTTAGCATCGTGTTACAAATATTAGAACTAACCTTGTTTAGAACACTTGTAAAGGTCACCTGGTTGACCATTGATGGTGTAAGCATCAGATACATTAGGAGCTGCTCCTGTTCTTGTTGCTCGTCTGACAACGTCAATAGGGTTCGTATCCCACCACTCACCTGATCAGCATTTCCAAAACtatcatttcaaatttttttttctagggGAAACAGAATATAGGCTAATGCATAAGAGAATGTGAAATAGTACCAAGCACAATTGGTGTTTCTCTTTTGGGCTTAGGAAATGGATAGTTTCCGCCTTCTTTTGGATGGATAATCAAAGCTCCATAAACCGTAGCCCTAAGCCACGAGCTATGGGCGTGCCACCAAAGAGTCCCTTCTTGTCCTTGAATAGTAAACCGATAAGTGTAACTCTTTCCTGGTCTAATCGGGCATTGAGTAATAAACTCTGGTCCATCTGCCCATCCTGTTCTCATTTGCCTAACGCCGTGCCTT
This DNA window, taken from Solanum lycopersicum chromosome 5, SLM_r2.1, encodes the following:
- the LOC101263212 gene encoding laccase-12-like encodes the protein MEAMKNIVKSLSSLCFVCILLLFANVASAKTHHHDFVIQATPVKRLCKTHNSITVNGQFPGPTLEVNNGDTLVVNVVNRARYNVTIHWHGVRQMRTGWADGPEFITQCPIRPGKSYTYRFTIQGQEGTLWWHAHSSWLRATVYGALIIHPKEGGNYPFPKPKRETPIVLGEWWDTNPIDVVRRATRTGAAPNVSDAYTINGQPGDLYKCSKQDTTIVHIDSGETNLLRVINAGLNQQLFFTVANHKLTVVGADANYVKPFTTSVLMLGPGQTTDVLIKADQTPNRYYMAARAYASAQGAPFDNTTTTAILEYKTSSCSSNCAKTNPISPSLPAYNDTATATAFTRKFRSPRKVEVPTEIDENLFITVGLGLENCPTGARSRNCQGPNGTRFAASMNNVSFVLPSNFSLLQAHHQRIPGVFSTDFPAVPPVKFNYTGNVSRSLWQPIRGTKLYKLKYGAKVQVVLQGTGIFTAENHPIHLHGYDFYIIAEGFGNFNPKADTSKFNLVNPPLRNTASVPVNGWTVIRFVADNPGVWIMHCHLDVHITWGLAMAFLVENGVSELESLEAPPVDFPVC